The Flavobacterium faecale genome has a segment encoding these proteins:
- a CDS encoding helix-turn-helix domain-containing protein encodes MNNPFATLEARLLNIENLLLDLKHPLQQTETKLHSVKSLAEYVGVSELSIRNYIKEGKIKAKQIGRRIFIDEKQFEAGLSEVKSLKYKR; translated from the coding sequence ATGAACAATCCATTTGCAACACTCGAAGCACGTTTGCTTAACATCGAAAACTTACTACTCGATTTAAAGCACCCATTACAACAAACTGAAACCAAACTACATTCAGTTAAGTCACTAGCCGAATACGTAGGAGTTTCTGAACTCTCAATTCGTAACTACATAAAGGAGGGAAAAATTAAAGCCAAACAAATAGGGCGAAGAATTTTTATTGATGAAAAGCAGTTTGAAGCTGGTTTAAGCGAAGTTAAATCTTTAAAATATAAAAGATAA
- a CDS encoding AAA family ATPase, giving the protein MSDSIKNNGKEMSKAIDEAFLIPNKNLNLWETKYKIDVLEKIPPPEIAFSLFNTETQKNDILGTLGNFSVIIGKAKAGKSFYINTVLSAVVSSSLILERIKGHLPHDKNVVIYIDTEQGKYHVQKAVKRICTQIDQENPINLHVYYLRPLTPAERLDFIEHIIYVTKNLGFLVIDGIKDLVTSINDEEQATNIASKLLKWSEDLNIHITTVLHQNKSDTNARGHIGTELTNKAETVLEVAKSESDKSITIVTPLQCRNIEPQVFAFEINEFGIPIIAENFELRTETKQKKFDVTDLEDFKKYQLLTEVFSNGESFGYKELETQLKLASKKQLSKELGTNAITSLITYCKNNSWLLQERAKAPYTIGTFQEDEI; this is encoded by the coding sequence ATGAGTGATTCAATTAAGAACAACGGCAAAGAAATGAGTAAGGCTATTGATGAAGCCTTTTTAATACCTAATAAGAATTTGAATTTATGGGAAACAAAATATAAAATTGATGTATTAGAAAAAATACCACCTCCCGAAATAGCTTTTAGTTTATTCAATACTGAAACTCAAAAAAATGACATTTTGGGAACGCTTGGAAATTTTAGCGTAATTATTGGAAAGGCAAAGGCTGGAAAGTCTTTTTATATTAATACTGTATTAAGTGCGGTTGTAAGCAGTTCTTTAATATTAGAACGCATAAAAGGACATTTACCGCACGATAAAAATGTAGTAATCTATATTGATACGGAACAAGGAAAGTACCACGTACAGAAAGCCGTTAAGCGTATTTGCACACAGATAGACCAAGAGAACCCTATAAATTTACACGTTTATTATTTAAGACCATTAACCCCAGCCGAAAGACTGGATTTTATCGAGCATATAATTTACGTTACTAAAAATTTAGGCTTTTTAGTGATTGACGGAATTAAGGATTTAGTAACCTCAATCAATGATGAAGAACAAGCCACAAATATAGCTTCTAAGCTATTGAAATGGAGCGAAGACCTTAATATACATATTACTACTGTATTGCATCAAAATAAATCAGATACAAACGCACGTGGACATATTGGAACAGAGTTAACAAATAAGGCAGAAACCGTTTTGGAAGTTGCAAAAAGTGAAAGCGACAAAAGTATTACAATTGTTACACCTCTACAATGTAGAAACATTGAGCCACAAGTTTTTGCCTTTGAAATTAATGAGTTTGGTATTCCAATAATTGCAGAAAATTTTGAATTAAGGACAGAAACCAAACAAAAAAAGTTTGATGTAACCGATTTGGAAGACTTCAAAAAGTATCAATTATTAACGGAGGTTTTTAGTAATGGAGAAAGTTTTGGTTATAAAGAACTTGAAACTCAATTAAAATTAGCTTCAAAGAAACAGTTAAGCAAAGAACTTGGTACAAATGCTATTACTTCATTAATCACATATTGCAAAAATAATAGTTGGTTACTTCAAGAAAGAGCAAAAGCACCCTACACAATTGGAACGTTTCAAGAAGATGAAATTTAA
- a CDS encoding DUF6371 domain-containing protein has translation MIQYKYSLDKSSRKSLCPKCNKRTFVKYIETETNSYLSDEFGRCDRETECQYWATPEKENNIVFEKKHIPAPKPSFHNLELLDKMYTNEKQQNNFSLFLETIFTREEVFEAEQKYFITSSNHFKGGATIFWQIDNLERLHAGKILQYDKVTGKRIKTAEGKGLINWVHSVLKLENFNLKQSLFGLHLIAETNQKTIAIVEAEKTAVIMSIFKPQYIWLATGSKSGFKYDLLKPIKDFNIIGFPDKSEFEDWNTKSIELNKVGFKIKVNDWLEKTDYPKGSDFADVLINETKNSK, from the coding sequence ATGATACAGTATAAATACAGTTTAGATAAAAGTAGCAGGAAATCCCTTTGTCCTAAATGCAATAAACGAACATTTGTTAAATACATTGAAACTGAAACCAATAGTTATTTGAGTGATGAGTTTGGGAGGTGCGACCGTGAAACAGAGTGCCAATATTGGGCAACCCCCGAAAAGGAAAATAATATAGTATTTGAAAAAAAACACATACCAGCACCAAAACCAAGTTTTCACAATTTAGAGTTATTGGATAAAATGTACACTAATGAAAAACAACAAAACAACTTTTCTTTATTTCTTGAAACCATTTTTACACGTGAAGAAGTATTTGAAGCCGAACAAAAATATTTTATAACTTCAAGTAATCACTTTAAAGGAGGTGCAACAATCTTTTGGCAAATAGATAATTTAGAACGTTTACACGCTGGAAAAATATTGCAGTATGACAAAGTAACTGGTAAACGAATAAAGACAGCAGAGGGTAAAGGATTGATTAATTGGGTGCATTCTGTTTTGAAGTTAGAGAACTTTAATTTGAAACAATCGTTGTTTGGTTTACACTTAATAGCTGAAACAAACCAAAAGACTATTGCAATAGTAGAAGCAGAAAAAACAGCCGTAATAATGAGCATTTTTAAACCTCAATATATTTGGTTAGCAACTGGAAGTAAAAGCGGTTTTAAATATGATTTATTGAAGCCTATAAAAGACTTTAATATTATTGGGTTTCCTGATAAGTCAGAGTTTGAAGATTGGAACACAAAATCAATAGAATTAAACAAAGTAGGTTTTAAAATTAAGGTTAACGATTGGTTAGAAAAAACAGATTACCCAAAAGGAAGTGATTTTGCAGATGTTTTAATAAATGAAACAAAAAATAGTAAATAA